The genomic region AACAGCTATAAAAATAATCATAAAAACAGTAATGGGCGGTATTATATTTTCTCTTTCCATTATAATAAATACGTTATATCTTTTAATAAGTAAAACAATCAAATATGCAAATAAATCAATGGAGATTATAGCACTTAATTCCACATAATAATATAAAAGCTCTTCGATATTTATATTAGCAACTAATGGAATTAAGGCCAATATTGCTTGAATTACTGCAAAGATAGGTGTGGATATTGTAATTATCAGTTTATCATAGGCTACAGATTTCCTGATATTTATTTTGATTGTGTCTATATTATTTAAAATATTATTTAAAATAGTTTGAAAATTATCGTTAAAATTGGGAAAATATTTTCTAATAATGTTAATAATTAGCCTTTAGCTCACTGATATTATTCCTTATATTATCAAGCTCTCTGTCAGTAGTTATAGTAGAAGTAACAATAAATGGATAAGGCTTGTTCGTTTTTTGTTAAGTTCTTTGAAAGTTCCCTTACCGTTTTCATCAATAAAAACAATCAGCATAAAAATTATATGAACAAGAGAGTTTTTAAATATTTTACTAGGCACTTCTATAGGATTAATTACAAGTCATTTAATAAATTCTGTAACCTCAAAAGAGGAGAAGGTAATAGAAGTGAATAATCCTTGTGAAAGAAGCCTAGCATATTTCAAGCAATAAGTGAATGGAATGAGTAACAATGATAATTCTAGATACGTAATTTCTTTATTCATTTTTCAGCAAGAAAAACATGTACCATAACAACGTGTAGAGCTAATTAATAAGATTTTTTAGAAGATTTGGAAAGTCCATAATTTTCGAATATGTAATCGATGAACTAATTACTTTAATGATTAATAACCTTTTAGCTATACAGAAAGTCATTGATTCAATCTTACAAGACGTTGAAAAGAATATCTTTCAGATAATTATTTTAGCCGATAGAGAAAATTCCCTTCATGACATAAATCAAATTGTTTAAGAAGATATTGGAAACTTATGTTCAACTAAATACGAAATCTACTAGCAAGAGAAGTGATATTGTAATTTCTCACGCTAATGAATAATGCTTAGAAACTTATTGGATTTCTACTGAGTCGTAGTAGTTACTAGTAAAATTTATATATTAGTAATTCTCACTCTTTACTATGAAAGTAAAGGTTACTAGAAACTTTCAAGTTACTATCCCCTCAGAGATAAGGGAAAAATTAGGTATAAAAGAAGGGAACTACGTTGAAGTAACTTTGGATGAAAGTAATGGAGCTATAATAATTAAGCCGTATAAAAGAAAGTGGACTACAATAAGATTGAATAGAAAAGTGGATCAAGAGGATATAGATAAGGCAGTTGAGGAGGCACTAAATGATAGTAGTTGATACGAACATATTGGTTTATTCAACTTTTGAAGATTCCGAGAACCATTCTGAAGCTCTAGAAATTATAGAAAAAGAGGACGTTAAAATTCCGCAGATAGTCGTTTATGAGTTTTTATGGGTTTTAGCTAAACTTGCATCAGATGTTTCCTTAATAAAAACTAAGATTGAAGAGTTAAGAGAGTTTGAAATTATATACGAAAACCCGGAAACCATACTTAATGGCGTAAAAATGTTAAAGGAAGACGGTAAACCTTTAAAGATGTTAAATGATTACGTTATTCTAGCCTTAGCTAAGGAATTAAAAGGAGATTTAGCAACCTATGATGAAAAATTAAGGAAAATTGCTGAAAAACATGGTGTAAGAACAATTCCTTAAGGATAAAGCGGAGATGGCAATCCTCAAATAACTCTTAGATAATATTAAGATTTAATTGTTTACTAGCTAACATCTAATGCTAAAGTGGATAAAGTTATAGGACATGTAACGATATCAAGAATAATAGTAATTTAATTTATGAGCTATTAAATTTCCTTAGGTTCTAGACTTTCTTCAGCATAAGTTCTGAATTAGACGTTAAATTAGAAGTTTAATGTAGTTTCTTAGGAAAAATTGAACAGATCACAAAGCAGCAATAAGGGATATGATTTCAAAGAAGATTGAACTAATAATATTTTATATAATTACCTAAAATCTTTGTATAGTTCTGAGGCAGCAAAAGCGAGCGGATATAAAGGTATTAAAGTAGAGTTTAGAATAATTGCTTTGCCATTGAGTACTTTATTATAGCTTATTATTACTTCCAATCTTTTCTTTTCTTCTTCGCTTAATTCTTTTCTTATTAACTCTAGAAGTATCTGAACGTAAGAGTACCTTTTTACTTCAGCTATCATCATTAGCCCTTCTTTTTTTATTTAGAACGAAAGAGATGAGTTTTTCTTTGGTTTCTCTGCTAATTTCTCCTACTTTTCCTTTCTTCCAATTATATATCGTTTTCCTACTTATTCCGCATTCTCTTTCTAATTCACTATCGCTCTCCTTAAGTTCTCCTAGGAGGTTAAGTATTTCAGAATCACTTAAAGAGACTGAAAGAACTTTGCGAGTACTTGTTCTTCTGCTATGTGTAACTTATTACACACTTAATCTAATAAGACAATAATAATGTACTGGCTTTAATACAAGAGTGTTTATAATATAAGAAGATTAGGAACTTCGTTAATATCTCTTTGTAACAAACTCTATTGGGCTTTACATTAAATTACTTAACTAATAAAGTATATGGAATTTTTTACTGTAAATATATCATAATTATATCATTTAAGAGTATTTAATTAATACACTTTTGTTATTTTCTTCCTTAATTATTTCGAAATACACTATGTTCTCCCATGGTATATAAACTTCGCTTTTTTCCGTATCTATAACTAGATCGTCCTTAACATCCTTAACTTTACCCTCTATGTCGTCCTTATTTGTATGTACTCTAATTCTTGGTCTGATACCAGATTTTAGAAAAATTGCTGATTCGAAATCTTCTCTATAGCGTAATTTTGGTAGAAAAATTCTACTTATCTGCAGTATTATTATTATAAAAATTTCTAAAATTATTATTATCTCAAGCAACACTTCATTTGAATAGAGTTTATATTTAATAATTTCAAAAATAGTGAAAAATATAGAATATATTATTAATTGTACAAAATAAGGATCGAAGTAAAGCCATGATTTATTTACAATTATATAAGTATTTTTGTTAAATATACTAAATAATATTCTAGTTACCACTTCTCTAAATGCAAAGTCGTCAAACAAAATGTAAAAGGGAGCATAAATTAACGGGAAGATGAGGGCAAGGTAAGAGAAATATGGTAATATAAAATCAGAAAATATGAAGAAATATAGAAGTAATTCTGCTTCTCTTACGGCATACATTGCCTCATATAGGGATAATAGATTCATCTTTTTATTCTCTTCTAGAGGAATTTCAATATGACGAAATAACGCCCTTAAGATTCTTACTCTACTTATACCAGTCACATATCGCCTTATGTATACTGCTGTTATGAGGGATATAGTACCTGAAATTATTGCGGAAATTATGTATGGCAAGAAATCTACATACACCGAAGATTCCGAGCTCATATTACTACAATCTTATCGTAATGCTAAAAAAATATGGAAAAATAGAGTGCAAAAGCGGGTAACAATTCGTAGTGAGCTATAAAAAGATCTCACTCTTCTTAATTCCTCAAACAACTCTCCGTGGACTTTTTCTTGTAATCATTACTTCTCTGTTTTTAACAAAAATAAGACGAAATACAATGCCTTTATTATACGAAGGCTATGAGGGAATCGGAGAGTGCAAATTCATTGAGGCAGTAGCTCTGATCACTTAAACTCTCCTAAGCTATTAAAAGATGTTTTGAGAAAGGAGATCATATTCCATGCTCGCGAGGCTTTCGTTGCTTTTTAAAGGATGCTCTAACTTCTTTGAAAATCACAACGTCTATTGACTAATTATATAAAGGAATTATTCACGCCAAATGTGTGGTGTATCCCTTAATTTTATTCCCTGCAGAAGAGACAATACTAAACTTCAAAATATATTACGAGAAGTTTTCTTCCGCAGTATGCTTTAAAATCTGGTCTTTCTTTACAAACTTCTGAATTGCGTTTTCACTCAATCTCATTGTTTCTGCATATGTAGAATTTGTTTAAGCTTAGTATGATAATTTTCATAATAATCTAATAAAGATGGATTTTTCATGTTATTATGAATAGAGAGCTTGCACTTAAATGGATTGTTTGGACGAATTATTTTTATGAAAGTCTCATCAATATCGAAACTCTTTTTACATGGGTTAGGAATATAAAATAGAAATAACGCATAACCTAACTCCTGTGGATAAGGAGGCAAAGATTGTTTATTTGAGCGATTGCAGCTTAGTGAGACGTGTGGATTACATTATCCTTTCATTGACTCTGATTAACGGCTTAGGTGAGGAAATTATTCCAGTATGCGGGGAGTTCACAATGGATAAATACAAGGAGCACCTCTCGCAATAACTGTACTGGCTTTCTAAGTAGTGATGAAAGTACTAGTTGATACCAATATAATTATAGAAAAAGAAATAAACTATTTAACTTACTTGGGGGCTATGATCCAGTATATTCAGACCTTGTTGTTGCAGAAGTGATGAAGGTAATAAGGAAAAATGCACTTGAAGCTATGAAGAAAAATAAACGGGAAGTAGCCAATAAATATTTCGCGTTTGGTCGAGAATTTTTGAAGATGTGATATCGGCAAAATGTTCAATTAGAATATCCGAACATAAAGGATTTTGTTGAGGCATTTGAAGTGATGAAAGATAAAGACGTAGACGCTGTTGATGAAGTTCTTGCTGTAATTGCTAAAAGGCAAGGAGTTAATGTTCTATCTAACGATAAGGATTGGGATAGGCTAAAGGATTACGCAAAGCGTGTAAACATATAATAACATATGTAGGGCAAGATAACCGTCAATAACTATTTTATTTGAAAATAATAACTCTTTTATCTCTTTAGTTACAAAAATTTGTATGAAATTAATAAAGTTATCTGTACTAGTATGGTTTATATAATATTAATAATTCTTGCCTTTTAATTCTCGTAATTGCTGTGAAATTTGCAGTGTGAAAATTCAAGGTATAGCGTCTCTATCATTTGGTATTAATTAGATTACTTAATCAAATATCATTTAGATATCCATGACTCTAAATAAGCGATGACTAGTTGGCAAGCATTTTTTCGCTTTCTTCAAGCATTTTTCTTACCTTTTCTACTCTAGGTATGATGTCATTTATTGTAAGCTTTGCCTCATGAAAACCCCATACGTGAAGCGAGTATCCAGCGTCCCAGCCTGACAATACCCAGTCTCCCAATTTCTGAGAGAGCTTACTAGAAGCCGACACGAGGAGGTAAGTATACCATCTGCCTTCCTTCAAGGTTTTTTGATATTCTTCAAGGTTAAACTTCTCAGACAAAGCCTTAATTAGCTCTTCCGCAACTTTATAAGCCTTTTCAGAAGCTTGAACTGGGTCGTTCTTCTTTAAGTACTCCTCGCATTCTTTCATATACTTTTTAGCTAGATCAAGCCTAAGCTTTATCTCCTCTTTAGGATCATTCTTGCTTATCAGTACGTCTTCAACGTTAATTCCTATATCTTCGGCCTTCTTTATTAGCTCCTCCATATGTGAGAATTGTGATGGATAATTAATAAATTATTTTAGTTTGAAACTCTCGCGTGATGATTCAATTATTTAACTATTAATTAAATATTTTGTGTAAAATAAATGAGTTTACTCTTAGAAATTTATGCAAACTGCTAGTTAAGTAGTTAATAGAGCTTGTATTTAATTTGTTAACGGCAACATTAGGCTCATAACAAATTAATACCTAGAGTACATAATAGGAATTATGGAAGAGTGGGGATTTAGTCAGTCCGGTTCTCAGATTTCCACGAATTTTCAGTCCTTATCCTTCTCTAGCGCTCCTTTTCAAGTGCTAGTAGATAATGATTTTGGTAATCTTATAGTTGAATTCAAGAGAAGTGTTGAGAAAAGCTTTGAAGGTGAGGCTTTTGTCACTATTGGAGTCGACAAGAACGGTAGGATATCTTACATCTCAATAGAACCGTTAGATAAAGATCTAAAAGAAGGTATAAAGGGAATTAAAAGTGAGTGAAGTCCTAAACTATACCTTACAAGAAATTCAAGAAGGGAAGTACAAGATAGAAACCGATGAAGAAAACTTAGAGTTAATTCTTCACCCTGTTTTGCTCAAAGTGTTCAAGAAGGACGACAAATACTCTTTCGTGGTTCAGAACATTATATCTGTGAATACTGATAAGCCAAGATTTGGCCCTCTTTGCTCTAGTAACACTTTAAATTCCAGACCGGCTAAGATTAGGAAGATTGAGGTTTTAAACGAGCCTAAGATTGTGTTGAAAATAGATGAGAAAATTTTCAACATTATAATAAAAGTAACTAATATTTCAATTTATCCAGATTATAGGGACTCATTTGGCTCACCATGCGTGATGGTTTCAACGGTGGTTTTATATTAAGTGCGAATTTACGAGACATGCTCAAGAAAGGTTAAAACTCAGGCTAGAAGAACTAAGCAAAAATTACGGGATAGAAATAGTAGGTGAAATTCGGAGAGTAATTGATGAGTTTTGTAAAGATGAGAAAGTATTTGCCAAAAAACTTAATGATGAGGAAAGTTATTGTAAAAAATTAAGTTTTAATTGTTTATATCTTATCGTGGTTTTTGTCCAGTCTGATAATAAAAGAAGAATTATTACATTATTTCCTACTAATAAACCGTCAACAATTAAGAAATTTTGTTAACTTTACCGAAAGACCGTAATATATATTTATTATCTAACATTGTAACTTAGGGGTTTGGACTTCATAGGATTTCATATCAATTCTAGCCCTTGGGCTTTACCAGAGTAACTTCCGTTACCCTTCCACCCCTTAGCGGGATAACCCCAAACTTTCATGTATGCATGTAAATCCATGGAGTAATTGAAAGTATTAAAAATTAAGGAGAAATTACGCCACGGTAAACACAATATTTGACTGTAATAAATCATTTTCTCTAGCGCTTTTTAGTAAGGATTTAGTTGGCTAGAATAAGCTTAAACTTTCTAATTAAACGTTGAACTTAGAGCTCATCCTTCTCATATTAATTTAAGAAAATTAGCTGACCCATGGCGTATTAATTCTAGAAAATTTTAAATAGGTACTTTTAATTAAAAATTAATTGAGTAGCGTAGCGCTATAGATGAGGGAACACCTGGCGTAGCGGCCACGTGTTCCCGATTATTCCACTTCCGCAAAATATGTCCAAGTCTTAATTCCCTATCCTTCTATCTTTCCCGTCTTCGGATTTTTATCCAGCTTGTTACTAATTATCTCAAATAATTTTTCACTGTTTTCGTTAAGTACATGTTTCCTTATAATGTAACCGGCAAAATCTGATATTTGTAAAGCGTCATAATTAGCAGAATTTGCAAATAAAATAGGTTTAAAGATTCTCCCTATAGCCGATGTCCTTGTTATGAACGCATTATTGAGTAACTCATCCTCCATAATTTTAACTACGTTCATTTGATCCTTTGCCATTTGATAATCCTTATCTACATTTATCTGATCATGCACAATAAGTATCCATTCATTTGAATATTCTCTATCTGCTAGTTTAAGTACTCTCTCAAATAAATGCCTATAAGCTATTCTCATCACATCTATGCTCAAATCTTTATCATCTTTCACTAGTCTATGAGGAACAGTTAGTCTTTCTCCGATTCTTTTCTTTTTTAATATATAATCTTTAAATACAACACTGGATATGATTCTTAAATTCAAGCTTCTGATGACTTCAGCAAATTCGCTTGCAAAATCGCGTATTTGAGCTTCAGAAAGAGGAAAATTCTTTCTTGGATGGAAAAGATCACTTGCATGAATCTCCATATTAGTAGGTAATCCGTAATTAGCTTTTAGCTTGCTAATACTTTTCCTTATATTGTCAAGCTCTATATCAGTAGTTATAGTAGAAGTCACAATATATGGATAAGGCCTGTTAGTTCTTCTGTTAAATTCTTTGAAAGTGCCTTTACCGTTTTCATCTATAAAAACAATCAGCACAAAAATTATGTGAACATGAGACTTTTTAAATATTTTGGTTAGATGTGTTTCCATTTATAGATTTTAATTTTTGAAAATTAAATAATAAGTCTGCTCACATTCATTTTCATACTAGCTAAATACAAAAACTTAAGCTTCTAATATAAAAGTTTACGTTCAAGAAGTGCGAGATTTTTAAAGTATATATGAGCTTCATAGTATATGCACAGCTATACTTAATCATAGAAAATTGGATATTAACTTAAGAAAGCATGGGTCAGATTTTTCCAGATACAAATTTCTATTAGTAAATAATACTAGAACTATTAAGTACTTTCGTTCTATCTCCTTAGCCACTTTGATTCGTAGATTAAATATTTCTTACAGCTCTGCTTTCTTTTTATTTCTAGATTTAGCTAATTCTTTATGCGTTCTTTGTTTTTTTCTGGAAAATATTTCATGAATTTCTTTATTTTAGGATCAATTACTAACTTACAGTAAGGATAATTCCTATGTTTATCGTAGAAATTGTGGTGATAGTCCTCAGCCTCATAAAATACCTCGAATGGTACAACCTCAGTAACTACTTTTTTACCCAGCCTTGCTTCTACTTCCTTTATCATTTCTTCAGCTATTTTCTTCTGCTCCTCATTATGATATAGGATGATTGACCTATACTGGCTACCGACGTCATTACCTTGCCTATTGGGAGTGGTAGGATCGTGAATTGCAAAAAAGATCTCTAGAATTTCCCTATACGATATAACGTTAGGATCATACGTAATTTGTACAACTTCTGCGTGACCAGTTTCGTCTGTGCACACTTCCTCGTAAGTAGGATTAGGAACGTGACCACCGGAATATCCAGGCTTAACGTCTATTACTCCTTTAACTCTTGAGAATACTGCCTCGGTGCACCAAAAGCATCCTCCACCTAGTGTAGCTTTTTCCATAAAAGGAATATTGCATAGACGAATTTTAACTTATGTTAGAATAGATTTTATACTCTCTCACGAACTTTTTAGGGATAACCCTCTATTTTATATCTCATGAATACGAATTTGTAGAAATACAATCTTTAAAAAGATGATCTCATCAAATTATATAGGTAAGAATGATTAAAATTACCAATATAGGCAAGGCAGTAGGTTATATTACCGGTGGAAGCATAGTTTTTGTAATAACTGAGGCTCTCATTCACCTTTCTCCTCTCTATATTTTCCTTACGGTTGTTGCATATCTCCTTACTATTATAGTGGTCACATTCATGCTCATTCGATTTGAGAGAGAGTCTGAAACCGATAAAATTAAGGCTAAAGTTCTGGCAGAAGAGGATGAGAGGATGCTTGAGATTCTAAATAGTAACTGCCTAAACGCTAAAGGGACAGAAAAGGATCTCTGTGAGAAATTAAACGAATATTTAGAGGCAAGAATTAGTGCTTTTTCGATCTTAGAGAAGTAAAAGCTTCATAATAAGTTTTTAACATATCTTTTAGCACTTTACCAACTTTTACTCCGAATTTAGTCAAAACTATCACGTCGCCTTTCCTTTCAATTATCCCTAAATCTTCTAAGCTCTTGACTTTCTCTTTAACAAGTCCTGAAATATTATCTAAGTGTTGAAATTTCTCTCCAACTTTCCTTTCTAATTCCTCTTCGGATATATTACTGTTAGCCATTATAATTGACGTGATTAACGTCATAATTCCGTCATTGAAAATCTCTGACGCTGTTTCGTGCACATCCTTACCGAACACGTCAATCCCTTAATCTATGAGTGTGTATAATACCTTATTAAATATACTGTAAGTAATTACGTGTAAGCTTTTGCCTTCTTTTAAATGAATGGATTTATAGGATGAGTACTTATTTAGATTCTTTAGTTAGTAATAATTAAAGAGAAAAAGTAATATATATTGGCTTATAGTTGTAAGTTTTGAATTACTCTAACAATCATTAGATTATTTCACAATTGCATTATAACATATATCTACATATCTTATATTGTATTGTCTTTATAGTTTATTATCGCTCCTACTTTTCTTAAAAGTTCTTCTCCCACTATTCTATAACCGGCGAGTTAAGGACAGTCGATATAACTTCTTTCCCTAAATACTTTATCTTAGCCAATTTAACGTACGTGGAATAGCATTCCATAGAGGCTGTGTATATTCTAGGCCCTTGATCGTATGGAATCTTGTCGAAAACTTCTTTATTTACTATTATTTCTCCATCGAACCCAGTGTCTATTTTAGCCTTAATTTTCACACCTTCAATCTCTAACTCAAGGTCCAAGGAAATACACCTTATTTGGAACTTCAACTCTTACTCTCTTTCCTTCCTTTCTCTTTTTCTCCATATAATTATAGGCTTCGGTCTCGTTATCGAACACTTTCTCTTCTTCTAAATAATTTTTAATTACCTCTCCCGCTAGTTTAGAGTTCCACGTGTTAGTAGTGTAAAGAAACACGTAAAGCTCTTCCTTTTTATGTTGCAATTTCTCAATATTAGACATCTCTCTAGAATATTTAACTCTTTGTATTGAAGTAAACTTTCCTGTTTTCAGATTTATATGTTAGATTATCGTTAAAGCCTACCTTCTATTTCGTGCGACACTTAAAAATAAGTGCAAGCTTTCCCTTATTTAAATAGTAAAATGATTATTTAAGTTTATTAGATGCTCTGGCATTCTACTCATATCAGAAGTAATAAGCTGTTTATTATTTAAATCATAAGTAGTGATTATGAGTATTAACTAATCTATTGAATCAAACGAGAAAATTTCGTATTTTTCTATTTATTTTAGTCAATGTCAACTTTAGTATATTATAAGCAATTTTTAAGATAGTCATTACTTCTCTTCTTATTAAACTAATACATTGTTTAATTCTTTTTCAGTTTGTTGCTAAATCGGCTTGAGTGGAGAATGGACCTATAAGTAAATTACTTAATGGTTTTAATAGGTTTTTTAATTGCCAAAGTAAAGTATTAGCTATGAAGAATAAAATACTCATGATAGTTCTTGCAGTAGCAATAGCTTCTTCCCTAGTTTTTTACGTCGGATTTCAAAACTACATATTATCTCAAAATCCTGAAGGCTATAATGGAATTACCACTGTTAAGATAGCAAAAGCTGAAACAGAGCTTAATCCTCCCCCTAATGCCTACGTATGTCCTAAGAACAACAGCATAATATTTACATCAAGCAATATAAATCTTATAGTGCTAACCATGGGCCATATAAGGGCAGAAAATCTAACCGGAAGAACTCCGCCAGCCTATGCCCAACATAACGTGTTTGTAATTTACGGACTAATTAATCCTACATTGATAATCCCTGAAGGTGCAATCATTCACGTTACGGTTATAAACTTGGATGCAGGAGACTGCCATAACTTTGTCATTACCACTATTTCACCGCCTTATTCGTATAACGTGATGATGGGAGGAAATATGATGAACAACGTGATGATGAATAAAAATAGGTACTTTATTTCTATGATGCCTTTATTACCTCACGCTAACTATTCAACCGGTGAAGCTTATGAATATTCGTATACCGTCTCCATATCTTCTCCTGGCACTTATTGGTATATATGCACATATCCGGGCCACGCTGAGATGGGAATGTACGGTAAAATAGTTGTGGTGAGCTAAAATGGAGAATTATCAAGTTTTAGGAATAGTAGGTTCCGTTCTATTATTAGTAGCTTTTGTTATTCCATTTTATATGGGCTATTATTTTATGGGAGGATACTACGGCGGTATGATGGGTGGTATGATGGGAGGTTATCCGCATAGAGCCATCTTTTTCGCTTTTCCTGTCATTATGGCCCTTCCTGCATTAGTACTTGGTTTAATAGGTTCATTAATTTCAGATAGACAAATAGGCGGTGTGCTATTAATTATAGCTGCAGTCCTTTCTATTCCAGTATTTTTCGGATTCTTTGGAATTTCTTTTATATTATTACTTATCGCGGGTATCTTAGCACTGACTCAAAAGAAATAATTGTAGTAGTATTATTTTTCTTCTTCTTTTTCCTCTTTTTATCCTTTTGATCTTTGTTAGAAAATTTTATAAAAAATAGCAAGAGCTCATCATATGAAAGTTGTAATAAAAGAAAGTGGGAGAGGAATATATAAGATAATAGTTAATGATCCGTTTCCTCCAGTAGAGTTTCCTTTTGAAGGAAAGGACTCCGAAAAGGACCTTTCGTTCTTTTCATTAAATATTACAGAGAGCGACGGCAATATATTAATAGAGAAAGATTTGGATATTAAAGAACACGTACTTGGTTTAGGAGAAAAAGCTTACGAACTGGATAGGAGAAGAGGAAGGTTTATAATGTATAACGTTGATGCAGGAGCATATGACAAGTTTAGTGACCCCCTTTATCTGAATGTTCCTTTTATGATAACGGTAAAAAACGGTGTAGCTAGGGGATACTTCATAAATACCGCCTCAAAGGTTATATTCGATATAGGTGTAGAAGATTACGGTAAGATAAAGATAAAAATTCCAGAGCCTTCGGTAGAGATTTACTTCTTTGAAGGTCCTACGATCGAAAGAGTCTTAGAGCAATACAGCGAGATTACTGGCAAGCCTTTTCTTCCTCCTATTTGGGCTTTTGGTTACATGATTTCTAGATATTCTTATTTTCCTCAGGATAAGATAGTCAAATTATTAGATGAATTAAAAGAAGAAGGTTTTAATGTAACGGGAGTGTTTTTGGATATTGATTATATGGATTCTTTTAAATTGTTTACTTGGAATAGGGAGAGGTTTCCCGATCCTAGGAAGTTTATTGAGGAGGTTCATTCTCGCGGTGTTAAGGTTATAACTATTGTTGATCATAGCGTTAGGGTTGATCAGAACTACGAAGTTTTTATTTCCGGTTTGGGTAAGTATTGTGAGACTGATAAGGGTGATTTGTTTGTTGGTAAGATGTGGCCAGGTAATTCTGTTTACCCAGACTTCTTTAGGGAAGAAACAAGGGATTGGTGGAGTGAGCTTATTTCAAAATGGCTTTCCCAAGGGGTTGACGGCATTTGGCTTGACATGAACGAACCAACAGACTTTACCAAAGTTTTTCAGATTAGGGAAGTTTTAGGATCTACTCCTATAGAATTTAGGGACGATAGGATGTATTATACTTTTCCGGATAACGTTATTCACTACTTAAGAGGTAAGAAAGTGTCTCATACTCAAGTGAGGAATGCTTATCCTTATTATGAGGCAATGTCAACATTTGAAGGATTTAAGAAGGCAGGGAGAGACGAAATCTTCATATTATCTAGATCAGGTTACGCCGGAATACAAAAATATGCTTTCGTATGGACGGGAGATAATACTTCAGCCAGAGATCAACTAATCTTACAACTTCAGACTGTGCTCGGCTTGTCAATTTCTGGCATTCCATATGTTGGGATAGATATTGGAGGATTTCAAGGAAGGTTAAGTAAGGTTGAAAACTCTCCCGAAATATTACTTTACATGTTCAGGCTAGCCATGTTCTTTCCGTTTTTCAGGACTCATAAAGCTAAAGACGGTATAGATGTTGAGCCAATATATTTACCTCATTATTATAAGGAAAAAGTAAGGGATGTCATAAATACTAGGTATAAATTCCTTCCTTACATCTATTGTTTGGCTAAGGAGGCGCACGAGACTGGTCATCCAATTATTAGACCTTTATTTTACGAATTCCCAGAAGATGAGGATACTTACAAAATTGAGGATGAGTACATGCTAGGCAAATACGTACTATATGCTCCACAACTTGGAGAAAATAGAGTAGTTTATTTACCTGGAAAATGGTTCGAATACTCAAC from Acidianus ambivalens harbors:
- the malA gene encoding alpha-glucosidase MalA, producing the protein MKVVIKESGRGIYKIIVNDPFPPVEFPFEGKDSEKDLSFFSLNITESDGNILIEKDLDIKEHVLGLGEKAYELDRRRGRFIMYNVDAGAYDKFSDPLYLNVPFMITVKNGVARGYFINTASKVIFDIGVEDYGKIKIKIPEPSVEIYFFEGPTIERVLEQYSEITGKPFLPPIWAFGYMISRYSYFPQDKIVKLLDELKEEGFNVTGVFLDIDYMDSFKLFTWNRERFPDPRKFIEEVHSRGVKVITIVDHSVRVDQNYEVFISGLGKYCETDKGDLFVGKMWPGNSVYPDFFREETRDWWSELISKWLSQGVDGIWLDMNEPTDFTKVFQIREVLGSTPIEFRDDRMYYTFPDNVIHYLRGKKVSHTQVRNAYPYYEAMSTFEGFKKAGRDEIFILSRSGYAGIQKYAFVWTGDNTSARDQLILQLQTVLGLSISGIPYVGIDIGGFQGRLSKVENSPEILLYMFRLAMFFPFFRTHKAKDGIDVEPIYLPHYYKEKVRDVINTRYKFLPYIYCLAKEAHETGHPIIRPLFYEFPEDEDTYKIEDEYMLGKYVLYAPQLGENRVVYLPGKWFEYSTGEERSGWVKTDADLPIYIRENSIVNLDGNDLIVLGNSKLKCEIEIEKKGNIITFSKPYFVNILVTDKAEKVIIDDNEVKTEDFGALSKVKINKEVRKVELVY